One genomic window of Legionella jordanis includes the following:
- a CDS encoding cupin domain-containing protein — MLRLASFVLLSGLSFLSLAKACETKRELFIENSAAKVWKTTICPQQILPFHTHEYARVVIPEESGVLKVVYASGKEYTFKLKQKTPIFLSQAQGKDSHQDINVGSNVLHVIVVELRNQPDAK, encoded by the coding sequence ATGCTGCGACTTGCCAGTTTTGTGCTGCTTTCTGGCTTAAGCTTTTTAAGCTTGGCCAAAGCTTGTGAAACCAAACGGGAATTATTCATCGAAAACTCTGCTGCCAAGGTGTGGAAAACAACCATTTGTCCGCAGCAAATTTTGCCTTTCCATACTCATGAATACGCACGGGTAGTCATACCGGAAGAGTCTGGAGTTTTGAAAGTTGTTTATGCTTCTGGTAAAGAATATACTTTTAAACTCAAGCAGAAAACCCCAATTTTTTTAAGTCAAGCTCAGGGCAAAGATTCTCATCAAGACATCAATGTGGGCTCCAATGTACTGCACGTTATTGTTGTAGAGCTTCGGAACCAGCCAGATGCCAAATAA
- a CDS encoding ABC transporter permease, with protein MAIKQQSIALYTIVRRELVRMFRIASQVFLPPVITTALYFLIFGSLIGSRIGPVAGVNYPLFIAPGLIMMSVITNAYSNVSTSLFSVRFQKSIEEMLVSPMHDSLLLLGYVLGGVLRGLIVAILVFVVSCFFMTVEFHNILLSLVVVLLVSALFSLAGFTNAMLARNFDDVMIIPTFVLAPLTYLGGVFYTTNMLSPFWQKISHLNPILYMVNALRYAMIGQQEVNILTAMAIICIMVILLAALNMVLLKRGVGLRD; from the coding sequence ATGGCCATTAAACAACAAAGCATTGCGCTATATACCATTGTTCGACGTGAACTGGTCCGAATGTTTCGAATTGCCAGTCAGGTATTTTTGCCACCGGTCATTACCACGGCTCTATATTTTTTAATTTTTGGCAGTCTAATTGGCTCGCGGATTGGTCCTGTCGCTGGCGTCAATTATCCTCTTTTTATAGCCCCAGGCCTGATTATGATGTCAGTTATCACCAACGCCTACAGCAATGTTTCTACTTCTTTATTTAGCGTGCGCTTTCAAAAGAGTATTGAAGAAATGCTAGTCAGTCCCATGCATGACAGCTTACTGCTCCTAGGCTATGTTTTGGGTGGAGTGTTAAGAGGATTGATTGTGGCGATTTTAGTTTTTGTCGTATCTTGTTTTTTCATGACCGTTGAGTTTCATAACATTCTTTTGAGCCTTGTGGTAGTCCTCCTGGTTTCCGCTTTATTTTCTCTCGCAGGATTTACCAATGCCATGTTAGCTCGCAATTTTGATGACGTAATGATCATTCCCACTTTCGTGTTAGCCCCTCTGACTTATTTAGGCGGCGTGTTCTATACCACCAACATGCTGTCACCCTTCTGGCAAAAGATTTCTCATTTAAATCCCATTCTGTACATGGTCAATGCGCTAAGATACGCCATGATAGGCCAACAAGAAGTAAACATATTGACCGCCATGGCCATTATTTGCATAATGGTTATATTGTTGGCTGCACTCAATATGGTTCTTCTAAAAAGAGGTGTCGGTCTACGTGATTGA
- a CDS encoding ABC transporter ATP-binding protein, with protein MYALEIKQLRKIYGNGVEALRGIDLKVQEGDFFALLGANGAGKSTTIGLITTLLTKTSGSIHICGHNLDSKPELAKSCLGLVPQEVNLNIFETCEQILINQGGYYGIPRKEATERAKSLIDQLGLWDKRGTIVRHLSGGMKRRLMIARALIHRPKVLILDEPTAGVDIEIRRTMWDFLTRTNKEGTTIILTTHYLEEAEQLCKHIAIIDQGQIIENTSMKTLLKSLHHQTFIFNTLKPIESLPEMKSFVVTLIDNNTFELRVDNQWSLNQVFAELSKHDLNISSMRNKTNRLEELFLDLINHGH; from the coding sequence ATGTATGCCTTGGAAATTAAACAACTGAGAAAAATTTACGGCAATGGCGTTGAAGCGCTAAGAGGAATTGATCTCAAGGTCCAGGAAGGAGATTTTTTTGCACTCCTCGGTGCCAATGGTGCAGGCAAATCAACAACCATCGGACTCATTACGACTTTACTGACGAAGACTTCTGGCAGTATCCATATTTGCGGCCACAATTTAGACAGTAAACCAGAGTTGGCCAAATCCTGTCTTGGGCTTGTTCCACAAGAGGTTAATCTCAATATTTTTGAAACTTGCGAGCAAATCCTCATCAATCAAGGGGGTTATTATGGCATTCCGCGCAAAGAAGCCACCGAACGCGCAAAATCCTTAATTGATCAGCTTGGTCTCTGGGACAAACGCGGCACCATCGTGCGACACCTGTCAGGAGGTATGAAAAGACGGCTAATGATAGCTCGAGCTTTGATTCACCGACCCAAGGTATTAATACTTGATGAACCAACCGCCGGCGTAGACATTGAGATTCGCCGCACCATGTGGGATTTTCTAACACGCACCAATAAAGAAGGCACCACGATTATTTTAACCACTCATTATTTGGAAGAAGCCGAGCAGCTTTGCAAGCATATTGCAATCATTGATCAGGGCCAAATTATAGAAAATACATCCATGAAAACGTTGTTGAAGAGCCTGCATCATCAAACCTTCATTTTTAACACATTAAAACCCATTGAATCTTTGCCTGAAATGAAATCTTTTGTAGTGACTTTAATTGATAATAATACCTTTGAACTGCGAGTGGATAACCAATGGTCCTTAAATCAGGTTTTTGCCGAATTGAGCAAACATGATCTTAATATTTCCAGCATGCGCAACAAGACAAATCGTTTAGAAGAATTATTTTTGGATTTGATTAATCATGGCCATTAA
- a CDS encoding ZIP family metal transporter, which yields MHQFPLWIQAFWWGGVTGFALLIGAFFGYYVQVSQRVTAAVMAYGSGVLISALSFELMDKAFQSGGFDSTALGFLIGALVYTAANWLISQNGAKHRKRSSNVQPSEEEMEGSGLAIAVGALLDGIPESIVIGLSLLQGKIINYVAVAAIFLSNIPEGLSSVTGMKKAGRSASYIFGLWLSIALFSGIASLCGYAIFRHFSGDVIAATTAIAAGAILAMLVDTMIPEAFAVTHDFAGLITVLGFLTAFVLSKLSA from the coding sequence ATGCATCAGTTTCCTCTGTGGATACAAGCCTTTTGGTGGGGAGGTGTTACAGGATTTGCTTTATTGATAGGGGCTTTTTTCGGCTATTATGTGCAAGTTTCTCAGCGGGTTACTGCTGCAGTTATGGCTTATGGCAGTGGGGTTCTTATTTCGGCACTCTCCTTTGAGCTAATGGACAAGGCATTTCAATCAGGTGGTTTTGATTCGACGGCTTTGGGTTTCTTAATAGGTGCTCTCGTATATACCGCAGCGAACTGGCTCATTAGTCAAAACGGGGCCAAACATCGAAAACGATCGAGTAATGTTCAGCCTTCAGAAGAAGAGATGGAAGGAAGTGGTTTAGCCATTGCTGTGGGAGCTTTACTGGACGGCATTCCTGAATCCATTGTAATAGGCTTAAGCTTATTGCAAGGAAAAATCATCAATTACGTCGCTGTGGCTGCGATTTTTTTATCTAATATTCCAGAAGGATTATCCAGTGTAACAGGGATGAAAAAAGCAGGGAGAAGTGCTTCTTATATATTTGGGCTTTGGCTAAGCATTGCACTGTTTTCAGGGATTGCCTCTCTCTGCGGCTATGCCATTTTTCGTCATTTTTCCGGCGATGTGATAGCAGCTACTACGGCAATTGCCGCAGGGGCTATTTTGGCCATGTTGGTGGATACGATGATTCCCGAAGCATTTGCAGTTACTCACGACTTTGCAGGCTTAATCACCGTATTGGGATTTTTAACAGCCTTTGTTTTAAGCAAATTAAGTGCTTGA
- a CDS encoding acetolactate synthase large subunit: protein MDQKASLKVAELLVKCLEEEGVEYIFGLPGEENIDFIEALNQSTTIRFILTRHEQGASFMADIYGRLTGNAGVCLATLGPGAINLLLGTADANLDSSPLIAIAAQASLNRLNKESHQIIDLVKLFSPVTKWSAMISLPSVASELLRKAFKVAQAERSGAVALILPEDVAKEKTTVLPLKPQSPKLTMPNQDQIKKAATVINSAQNAIILAGAGVYRQHAEEGLTRFVNQTKIPVATTFMAKGVVSARNPLAIGTIGFMRHDYSNFGFDEADVVITVGYDLVEYAPKSWNPKNDKKIIHIHGTVAEVDSNYVLAVGIEGSITAALDALVSEIKPREHLTSATKSLRCFSEQEIKEHEDDDSFPVKPQRIIADLRKSLDDEDIVLCDTGALKMWMARLYPCYESNTCLISNSLATMAFSLPGAIAAKLIYPERKIVAVMGDGSFLMNSQEIETAKREKTPFVILIWRDEAYGLIEWKQNLEFGHAAHVYFSNPDLVKYAESFGIKAYRIESTKDLLPTLKTALDSDELVLIDCPVDYSENVKLTDKLGALTQTI from the coding sequence ATGGACCAGAAAGCCTCGCTTAAAGTAGCCGAACTCCTTGTAAAATGCCTGGAAGAGGAGGGAGTTGAATACATATTTGGTTTACCTGGTGAAGAAAATATTGATTTCATCGAAGCCTTGAACCAGTCAACGACTATTCGCTTTATCTTAACCAGGCATGAGCAAGGGGCATCCTTCATGGCAGATATTTATGGGCGGCTCACCGGCAATGCAGGCGTTTGCTTAGCCACCCTCGGTCCTGGTGCTATTAACCTGTTGCTGGGAACAGCGGATGCCAATTTGGACAGCTCTCCCTTAATTGCTATAGCCGCCCAAGCTTCATTAAATCGTCTGAACAAGGAATCACATCAAATCATTGATCTGGTGAAGTTATTTTCTCCAGTTACTAAATGGAGTGCAATGATTAGCTTGCCTTCGGTCGCTTCTGAACTTCTACGTAAAGCATTCAAAGTTGCTCAGGCTGAACGCAGCGGGGCGGTGGCTCTTATTCTTCCTGAAGACGTGGCTAAGGAAAAAACGACGGTTCTTCCTTTAAAGCCGCAATCACCAAAGTTAACCATGCCCAATCAGGATCAAATTAAAAAAGCTGCAACGGTTATCAACTCTGCACAAAATGCCATTATTTTGGCTGGCGCTGGTGTTTATCGACAGCATGCTGAAGAAGGGCTTACTCGCTTTGTAAATCAGACTAAAATTCCTGTTGCCACCACATTTATGGCCAAGGGGGTGGTTTCGGCCCGCAATCCACTTGCAATTGGCACAATTGGGTTTATGCGTCATGACTACAGCAACTTCGGCTTTGATGAGGCTGATGTGGTCATTACCGTAGGGTATGACCTGGTTGAATACGCTCCCAAATCCTGGAATCCTAAAAACGATAAGAAAATTATCCACATTCATGGCACAGTCGCAGAAGTCGACAGTAATTATGTTTTGGCAGTAGGTATTGAGGGAAGCATTACTGCAGCCTTGGATGCCCTAGTCAGCGAAATAAAACCTCGCGAACATTTAACTTCGGCTACAAAATCATTACGGTGCTTCAGTGAGCAAGAAATTAAAGAGCACGAGGACGATGATTCTTTTCCTGTTAAGCCGCAAAGGATCATCGCTGATCTTAGAAAATCGCTCGACGATGAAGACATTGTTTTATGCGATACTGGAGCCCTTAAAATGTGGATGGCGCGCTTGTATCCCTGCTACGAATCCAATACCTGTTTGATTTCAAACAGTTTGGCTACCATGGCTTTTAGTTTACCAGGTGCCATTGCCGCAAAATTAATTTATCCAGAGCGCAAAATTGTTGCAGTTATGGGAGATGGCTCTTTCCTCATGAACTCACAGGAAATTGAAACGGCAAAGAGGGAAAAAACCCCTTTTGTGATTTTAATTTGGCGCGACGAAGCCTATGGTTTAATTGAATGGAAGCAAAACTTGGAATTCGGACATGCTGCTCATGTCTACTTCAGTAATCCTGATTTGGTTAAATACGCCGAAAGCTTTGGAATTAAAGCTTATCGGATTGAATCAACTAAAGATTTACTGCCAACTTTAAAAACAGCGCTTGACTCCGATGAGCTGGTGCTGATTGATTGCCCAGTGGATTACTCCGAAAATGTTAAATTAACCGATAAGCTTGGAGCGTTGACCCAGACCATTTAA
- a CDS encoding 2OG-Fe(II) oxygenase gives MKETIIDHICAKGFHVIDHFLPVKDFKHLREKADGLQQDGQFRRAKIGRQLSSMLHNDIRTDEINWLDEHIEDKAVQPFLARISEIAAMLNQALFLGLVEFEAHFAVYQPGSFYKKHIDQFATTQDRQISCVYYLNHCWHEQDGGELKLYNHEGELLFNTAPLPNRFICFRSDLPHEVCVTKNSRYSIAGWLKRRSEAI, from the coding sequence ATGAAAGAAACAATCATCGACCATATTTGCGCCAAAGGGTTTCATGTCATTGACCATTTTTTACCCGTTAAGGACTTTAAACATTTACGAGAAAAGGCGGACGGGTTACAGCAGGATGGGCAATTTAGGAGGGCAAAAATTGGTCGGCAACTCAGCTCCATGTTGCATAATGACATCAGGACAGATGAAATTAACTGGCTTGACGAACACATCGAGGATAAAGCCGTTCAACCCTTTCTTGCCCGTATCAGCGAAATAGCCGCCATGCTTAATCAAGCTTTGTTTTTAGGCCTGGTTGAATTTGAGGCCCATTTTGCAGTTTATCAACCCGGTTCTTTCTACAAGAAGCACATTGATCAATTTGCAACAACCCAAGATCGGCAAATTTCCTGCGTTTACTACTTAAATCATTGCTGGCATGAGCAGGATGGCGGGGAGCTAAAGCTTTATAACCATGAAGGTGAATTGCTTTTTAACACAGCACCTTTGCCCAATCGCTTCATCTGTTTTAGAAGCGATTTGCCTCATGAGGTTTGCGTTACAAAAAATAGCCGCTACAGCATTGCCGGATGGCTAAAACGACGAAGTGAGGCTATTTAA
- a CDS encoding M48 family metallopeptidase translates to MSKHEIELDNLVIEVVKKPIKHLHLRVYPPDGKVKVSAPLRYRLETIRQLLESKLPWIRSRREHLIAKEPKFTSGEGIEFLGKALILSIEEHKRFHLAVEGNILHFHTKSSSTNKEKQQILLNWYRKEMKSLLPALIEKWEAIINVKLGSWGIKLMKTRWGSCNIGAKRIWLNLSLIKKPLSCMEYVLVHEMVHLLEKNHNKRFYALMDHFMPDWRKQKILLEAR, encoded by the coding sequence ATGTCGAAACATGAAATTGAACTGGATAATCTCGTAATTGAGGTTGTTAAAAAACCCATAAAACATTTGCACCTGCGGGTTTACCCACCCGACGGCAAAGTTAAAGTGAGTGCCCCGTTACGCTATCGCTTGGAAACCATTCGCCAGCTATTGGAAAGCAAACTCCCATGGATTCGCAGCCGAAGAGAGCATTTAATTGCTAAAGAGCCTAAGTTTACATCGGGCGAAGGCATTGAGTTCCTGGGTAAAGCTCTCATTTTGAGTATTGAGGAGCATAAAAGGTTCCATCTGGCTGTGGAGGGAAATATCCTTCACTTTCACACAAAATCAAGCTCCACAAATAAAGAAAAACAACAAATTTTGCTGAATTGGTACCGAAAAGAGATGAAATCCCTGCTTCCAGCACTCATTGAAAAATGGGAAGCCATCATCAACGTTAAGCTAGGCAGTTGGGGAATTAAACTCATGAAAACCCGTTGGGGTTCTTGTAATATAGGTGCCAAGCGCATCTGGCTAAACTTAAGTCTAATTAAAAAGCCCCTTTCCTGCATGGAATATGTTTTAGTGCATGAAATGGTTCATTTACTTGAAAAAAATCACAACAAACGTTTTTATGCCTTAATGGATCATTTTATGCCGGACTGGCGAAAGCAAAAAATTTTGCTGGAAGCAAGATAA
- a CDS encoding SDR family NAD(P)-dependent oxidoreductase, translating into MEPKVILITGCSSGIGYDTALALQQRGHRVFASCRKEEDVKKLRELGLETLQMNMDDSHSVRLAFHEMLKKADGRLDAIINNAGYGQAGALEDLPREALRAQFETNVFGLMDLTRLAIPTMRKQGHGRIINISSILGVISMPFRGAYNASKYAVEGLSDTLRLELKPSNIQVITIEPGPIESRFRDNCIDHSMKRINQENSHFREQYQVLAGMYRSNKNQSLFTRKADAVVAKIIHAIESKHPKVKYRVTIPAHLFVFLKRILPVNTLDKCLAFISKKEFTPNQRSGVEESR; encoded by the coding sequence ATGGAACCTAAAGTTATTCTGATTACGGGTTGTTCTAGTGGAATTGGTTATGATACGGCTTTGGCCTTACAACAAAGGGGACATCGCGTATTCGCCAGTTGCCGCAAAGAAGAGGATGTTAAAAAACTGCGAGAGTTGGGACTTGAAACCTTGCAGATGAATATGGATGACAGCCATTCCGTTCGTTTGGCCTTTCATGAAATGCTTAAAAAAGCAGACGGTCGTCTGGATGCAATCATTAATAATGCGGGTTATGGACAGGCTGGAGCCTTGGAAGATTTGCCTCGGGAAGCTTTAAGGGCGCAATTTGAAACCAATGTGTTTGGTCTTATGGATTTAACCCGGCTTGCCATTCCTACCATGCGCAAACAAGGCCATGGGCGAATTATTAATATCAGCTCAATCCTCGGGGTAATTAGCATGCCCTTTCGTGGCGCTTATAATGCCTCCAAATATGCGGTGGAAGGTCTAAGCGATACATTGCGTCTGGAACTTAAGCCTTCAAATATACAAGTGATCACCATCGAACCAGGGCCTATTGAAAGCCGATTTCGAGATAACTGTATTGATCATTCAATGAAACGCATCAATCAGGAAAATAGTCATTTCCGTGAACAATATCAAGTGTTGGCGGGAATGTATCGCAGCAACAAAAATCAATCTTTGTTCACCCGCAAAGCGGATGCTGTGGTTGCAAAAATCATTCATGCGATAGAATCAAAGCATCCAAAAGTAAAATATCGCGTGACCATTCCTGCTCATTTATTTGTCTTTTTAAAAAGGATTTTACCGGTTAATACTTTAGATAAGTGCTTAGCCTTTATATCAAAAAAAGAGTTTACGCCAAACCAGCGCTCAGGGGTTGAGGAGTCAAGATAG